In Flavobacterium endoglycinae, one DNA window encodes the following:
- a CDS encoding helix-turn-helix domain-containing protein, whose product MSVQELSENVFWSARQINRYFNQQFGVSLKAYCNILRFGSSFKDISEGRLFPEENFTDQNHFIKEIKKYSGVTPKELSKNKDDRFMDIVAIKKLDT is encoded by the coding sequence ATGTCTGTTCAGGAACTATCTGAAAATGTGTTTTGGAGCGCAAGGCAAATTAATCGTTACTTTAATCAGCAATTTGGTGTTTCGCTGAAAGCCTATTGCAATATTCTCCGTTTTGGTTCTTCGTTCAAAGACATCAGCGAAGGCCGACTTTTCCCTGAAGAAAACTTTACAGATCAGAACCATTTCATTAAAGAAATCAAAAAATATTCGGGTGTAACACCTAAAGAACTTAGTAAAAATAAAGACGATCGTTTTATGGATATTGTGGCAATTAAAAAGTTAGATACTTAA
- a CDS encoding VOC family protein: METKMIWANFVSHNLQRTIQFYSDLGFKQNGKETDELVSFVFGEHNFVINFFVPSRLENALKGKLTTKNEGNEIIFSLSAKSREEVDLWYEKVKDIGGTIFAEPENFEVGYTFGFTDPDGHKFNFLFWPGM; encoded by the coding sequence ATGGAAACTAAAATGATATGGGCAAATTTTGTTTCGCATAATTTGCAGCGAACGATACAATTCTATTCTGATTTAGGATTTAAACAAAACGGAAAAGAAACCGATGAACTGGTAAGTTTTGTATTTGGCGAACATAATTTTGTAATTAACTTTTTTGTGCCTTCACGATTGGAAAATGCTTTAAAAGGAAAACTAACCACTAAAAATGAGGGCAACGAAATCATCTTTTCGCTATCAGCAAAGAGCAGGGAAGAAGTAGACCTCTGGTATGAAAAAGTAAAAGATATTGGCGGTACTATTTTTGCCGAACCGGAAAATTTTGAAGTTGGTTATACTTTTGGTTTTACTGATCCTGACGGACATAAATTTAATTTCTTATTTTGGCCGGGAATGTAA
- a CDS encoding DUF6985 domain-containing protein yields MKKYITSNIIGKLYQNTEFSDWWESEEIKIPLLNNEMLKVTFLDVEPEHDETFIEEADEALTNFLRMNIENRNSLSELAYNNCIDFLDSVEFDEADEPLREIKDKNEIWNFIYPDGIHVSRRTYNDKDIYISIVCECEWEQEHGLQLVFRQGKKLTRISDQDGHLTEADAYAKPDSQDKLLNEFNIEYKCY; encoded by the coding sequence ATGAAAAAGTACATTACATCAAATATAATAGGAAAACTTTATCAGAATACCGAATTTTCTGATTGGTGGGAAAGTGAAGAAATAAAAATACCTCTTTTAAATAATGAAATGTTAAAAGTTACATTTTTGGATGTTGAGCCAGAACATGATGAAACATTTATAGAAGAAGCAGATGAGGCTTTGACTAATTTTCTTAGAATGAATATTGAAAACCGCAATTCATTGTCTGAATTAGCATATAATAATTGTATTGATTTTTTGGATTCGGTAGAATTTGATGAAGCTGACGAGCCTTTAAGAGAAATAAAAGACAAAAATGAAATTTGGAATTTTATTTATCCTGATGGAATTCATGTTTCTAGAAGAACTTATAATGATAAAGATATTTATATAAGCATTGTCTGCGAATGTGAGTGGGAGCAAGAGCATGGATTACAATTGGTTTTTAGACAAGGAAAAAAACTTACCAGAATTAGTGATCAGGATGGACATCTGACAGAAGCTGATGCCTATGCAAAACCTGATTCTCAAGATAAATTATTAAATGAATTTAATATCGAATATAAATGCTATTAA
- a CDS encoding nuclear transport factor 2 family protein: MTKVNQLKEVIYKAYAAFNERNIDKALSVMQNDVQWSKAWEGGYIVGHNEIKEYWTRQWKEINPKVEPVGFTERENGSLEVKVHQVVKDLQDNLMLDGFVKHIYNFQNGLIKTMDIELVENN, translated from the coding sequence ATGACAAAAGTAAATCAGTTAAAAGAAGTAATTTATAAAGCTTACGCCGCTTTTAATGAAAGAAATATAGATAAAGCGCTTTCGGTTATGCAAAATGATGTACAATGGTCTAAAGCTTGGGAAGGCGGTTACATCGTTGGTCATAATGAAATTAAGGAATATTGGACAAGGCAATGGAAAGAAATTAATCCAAAAGTAGAACCTGTAGGATTTACAGAAAGAGAAAATGGCAGTTTAGAAGTAAAAGTACATCAGGTTGTAAAAGACCTTCAGGATAATTTGATGCTTGATGGTTTCGTAAAACATATTTATAATTTTCAAAACGGACTTATAAAAACCATGGATATTGAATTAGTTGAAAATAACTAA
- a CDS encoding ABC transporter ATP-binding protein, which produces MARFQENDLPKAKLDSNSLQKALRIFKYAKNHKWKFFLGLIFLLLTSATALAFPKLMGMLVDCVTNKDLDKANEIAIALMGILALQAIFSFFRISLFVNFTENSLSNIRFALYENLVKLPISFYSQKRVGELNSRISADISQLQDTFTTTIAEFLRQFILIIGGFVILGSISPKLTLMMLAIVPVVAVAAVIFGRFIRKYGKKTQDKVAESQVIVEETLQGISNVKAFANEWYEIQRYKNKIKEIVKIAIKGGQYRGYFASFIILCLFGCVVAVVWYGITLTIRGEVEGVGDLISFVLYTTFIGASFGGIAEMYAQIQKAVGATERVFELLEEKPEEINANPHTSSSIEKIKGNVEFKNVAFHYPSRKEVEVLKDVNFTAGFGQKIAIVGPSGAGKSTISSLLLRFYDITAGEILVDGKNIHDYDLENLRGNMSIVPQDVILFGGTIRENIAYGKPDASDEEIIAAAKQANAFNFVEGFPEKFETLVGERGVKLSGGQRQRIAIARALLKNPSILILDEATSSLDSESEKLVQEALEVLMEGRTSIIIAHRLSTIRNADKILVLDNGKISEEGTHQELINLENGIYKNLSNLQFSNS; this is translated from the coding sequence ATGGCTCGATTTCAAGAAAACGATTTACCGAAAGCTAAATTAGACTCTAACTCCCTTCAAAAAGCACTACGAATTTTTAAATATGCCAAGAATCACAAATGGAAATTTTTCCTTGGCTTGATTTTTCTTTTATTAACCAGCGCCACTGCCCTCGCCTTTCCTAAACTAATGGGAATGCTTGTAGATTGTGTTACAAACAAAGATCTGGACAAGGCTAATGAAATTGCGATTGCTTTAATGGGAATCCTGGCATTGCAGGCAATTTTCTCATTTTTCAGAATTTCACTTTTTGTGAATTTTACCGAAAATTCATTGTCAAACATTCGTTTTGCATTGTATGAGAATTTGGTAAAATTACCAATCTCATTCTACTCGCAAAAACGCGTTGGAGAATTAAACAGCCGAATCAGTGCTGATATTTCGCAACTGCAAGACACTTTTACCACAACGATTGCCGAATTCCTTCGTCAGTTTATCTTGATTATTGGTGGATTTGTGATTTTAGGAAGCATTAGCCCAAAATTGACTTTAATGATGCTGGCAATCGTTCCGGTTGTTGCTGTTGCTGCAGTAATATTTGGAAGATTTATTCGTAAATACGGGAAAAAAACACAAGATAAAGTTGCCGAAAGCCAAGTAATTGTTGAAGAAACTTTACAGGGAATCAGCAATGTTAAGGCTTTTGCAAACGAATGGTACGAAATCCAGCGTTATAAAAATAAGATTAAAGAAATCGTAAAAATTGCCATTAAAGGCGGACAATACAGAGGTTATTTTGCTTCGTTTATTATTTTATGTCTTTTCGGATGTGTTGTTGCGGTTGTTTGGTACGGAATTACTTTAACAATTAGAGGCGAAGTTGAAGGAGTTGGTGATTTGATTTCGTTTGTACTGTATACTACATTTATTGGAGCTTCTTTTGGAGGAATTGCCGAAATGTATGCGCAGATTCAAAAAGCTGTTGGAGCAACAGAACGTGTTTTTGAATTATTAGAAGAAAAACCAGAAGAAATCAATGCAAATCCTCATACTTCATCTTCTATAGAAAAAATAAAAGGAAATGTAGAGTTCAAAAATGTAGCGTTTCATTATCCATCTAGAAAAGAAGTTGAAGTTTTAAAAGATGTAAATTTCACAGCTGGATTTGGACAAAAAATAGCGATTGTTGGACCAAGTGGAGCCGGAAAATCTACTATTTCATCATTATTATTACGTTTCTATGATATTACAGCCGGAGAAATTCTAGTTGACGGAAAAAATATCCACGATTATGATTTGGAAAATCTGCGTGGTAATATGAGTATTGTGCCGCAAGATGTGATTTTATTTGGAGGAACCATTAGAGAAAATATCGCTTACGGAAAACCAGATGCTTCAGATGAAGAAATTATTGCCGCTGCGAAACAAGCCAATGCATTTAATTTCGTAGAAGGTTTCCCTGAAAAATTCGAAACTTTGGTTGGAGAACGCGGTGTAAAATTATCAGGCGGACAGCGCCAGCGTATTGCTATTGCAAGAGCATTGCTTAAAAATCCAAGTATTTTGATTTTAGACGAAGCTACATCATCATTAGACAGTGAAAGCGAAAAACTGGTTCAAGAAGCGTTAGAAGTTTTAATGGAAGGAAGAACAAGCATTATTATCGCTCACCGACTTTCGACTATTAGAAATGCCGATAAAATTTTAGTTCTGGATAACGGAAAAATTTCAGAAGAAGGAACACATCAGGAATTGATAAACCTTGAAAATGGAATTTATAAAAACCTAAGTAACTTACAGTTTAGTAATTCTTAA
- a CDS encoding FAD-dependent oxidoreductase, translating to MLLENKTIAIIGAGPVGLTMAKLLQQKGINVKVYERDKDDKARIWGGTLDLHKGSGQDAMQKAGLLEMYYEKAIPMGRIIADHNAKIVFSKETSDEEQFDNPEINRNDLRTLLLDGLKSETVIWNSKLTELEIHNGKWLLHFENKTSATADFVIGANGGMTKIRKHITDTQPELTGTYMIQGEVTNPEIDCPDFFELCDNKILMTSYNGNLLVANPKNNKALSYNVIFKTPENFELSFENNENIKAFLLNKFSDWNDVYKNLFRSTSIFAGLPTKKVSVENLWNTNRPLPITLIGDAAHLMSPFAGQGVNIGLLDALILSENLTNGEFASIEDAVNSFEKQMFVYAKEAQSQTHTNEQLMHNPDFSFLRFAD from the coding sequence ATGTTACTCGAAAATAAAACAATCGCCATAATTGGCGCAGGACCTGTTGGATTAACAATGGCTAAATTACTGCAGCAAAAAGGAATAAATGTAAAAGTTTACGAAAGAGACAAAGACGATAAAGCCAGAATCTGGGGCGGAACACTCGATCTTCATAAAGGTTCTGGACAAGATGCGATGCAGAAAGCAGGACTTTTAGAAATGTATTATGAAAAAGCGATTCCGATGGGCAGAATTATCGCCGATCATAACGCAAAAATAGTATTCAGCAAAGAAACTTCAGATGAAGAGCAATTTGATAATCCTGAAATCAATCGAAATGATTTAAGAACGTTATTACTTGACGGTTTAAAGTCTGAAACTGTTATTTGGAACAGCAAATTAACAGAACTTGAAATACATAACGGAAAATGGCTTTTACACTTCGAAAATAAAACTTCTGCAACCGCTGATTTTGTAATTGGTGCAAATGGCGGAATGACAAAAATTAGAAAACACATAACTGATACCCAGCCAGAACTTACTGGAACCTACATGATTCAAGGCGAGGTTACGAACCCCGAAATAGATTGTCCTGATTTCTTTGAGTTGTGCGACAATAAAATTTTAATGACTTCGTATAACGGAAATTTGCTAGTCGCTAATCCAAAGAATAATAAGGCATTAAGTTATAATGTGATTTTTAAAACACCCGAAAACTTTGAATTGTCTTTTGAAAATAATGAAAACATCAAGGCTTTTCTTTTAAATAAATTTTCTGATTGGAATGATGTTTATAAAAATCTGTTTCGTTCAACTTCAATATTTGCAGGTCTTCCGACAAAAAAAGTCTCAGTTGAGAACCTTTGGAATACAAATCGCCCCTTGCCTATTACGCTTATTGGCGATGCGGCTCATTTAATGTCTCCATTTGCTGGTCAAGGAGTTAATATTGGGCTTTTGGATGCTTTGATTCTTTCTGAAAACTTAACTAATGGTGAGTTCGCTTCGATTGAAGATGCTGTTAACTCGTTCGAAAAACAAATGTTTGTGTATGCAAAAGAAGCACAGTCACAAACGCATACCAATGAACAATTGATGCATAATCCTGATTTTTCTTTTTTAAGATTTGCAGATTAA
- a CDS encoding acyltransferase family protein produces MTTSPNSAIQTAKQHFEILDGLRGIAALAVVIFHFMEWIFTDPSQNFIGHGFLAVDFFFCLSGFVIGYAYDDRIAKMGLRKFFTARIIRLHPLVIAGSILGVLAFLFDPFGGHLELYSTGKIILAFICSIFMIPLPVIANRGFNLFSFNAPAWSLFWEYIANIIYALVLYRVRRNYLLFLTILAAAAICFVAYNSGNLLGGWSGSTFWDGFARISYSFLAGLLIYRSNWIIKNNLGFIGLSGLLLLAFIMPFSEWNWLTEPLIVLLYFPLLISLGAGAVLKPALKKVCVFSGNICYPLYMTHYAVLWMFGNYYINYKPNTNQLILIIVPSIIFLVGFAYLVMVVYDIPLRKYLSRKWIK; encoded by the coding sequence ATGACTACCAGCCCAAACTCTGCAATTCAAACCGCAAAACAACATTTTGAAATTCTTGACGGATTACGAGGAATCGCCGCTCTTGCAGTGGTAATTTTTCATTTTATGGAATGGATTTTTACAGATCCAAGTCAGAACTTTATCGGACATGGATTTCTTGCCGTTGATTTTTTCTTTTGTCTTTCCGGATTTGTAATTGGATATGCTTACGATGACCGAATTGCTAAAATGGGACTTCGAAAGTTTTTTACAGCCCGAATTATCAGACTTCATCCGTTAGTAATTGCCGGATCAATATTAGGAGTATTGGCATTTTTATTTGATCCTTTTGGAGGACATTTAGAATTGTACAGCACCGGAAAAATCATTCTAGCTTTTATTTGTTCTATATTTATGATTCCGCTGCCTGTAATTGCAAATCGTGGTTTTAATCTTTTTAGTTTTAATGCGCCTGCTTGGTCATTGTTTTGGGAATATATTGCCAATATCATTTATGCCTTGGTTTTATATCGGGTGCGACGTAATTATTTGTTATTCTTAACCATACTTGCAGCAGCAGCGATATGTTTTGTAGCTTATAATTCAGGTAATTTATTAGGCGGTTGGAGCGGATCAACATTTTGGGATGGTTTTGCTAGAATTTCGTATTCATTCTTGGCAGGATTACTAATATACCGCTCAAATTGGATTATCAAAAACAATTTAGGTTTTATAGGTTTATCAGGTTTGTTATTATTGGCTTTTATAATGCCTTTTTCAGAATGGAATTGGTTAACAGAACCTTTAATAGTCTTGCTTTATTTCCCGTTATTAATTTCTTTAGGCGCTGGAGCCGTATTAAAACCAGCTTTAAAAAAAGTTTGTGTGTTTTCTGGAAATATTTGTTATCCGTTATACATGACGCATTACGCCGTATTATGGATGTTTGGAAACTACTATATCAATTATAAACCAAACACAAATCAGCTGATTTTGATTATCGTTCCTTCCATTATTTTTTTAGTTGGATTCGCCTATTTGGTAATGGTTGTGTATGATATTCCGTTGAGAAAATATTTAAGCAGAAAATGGATAAAATAG
- a CDS encoding outer membrane protein assembly factor BamB family protein codes for MKQKLITFLIVCAVVNVFGQAPAAKTNYSNKTLAAEEMVTSKAMKTLKKVPLDEASILIYDYDGSLFSYDLESESIVWTVKAKDSYTEMCANKVTLADGVVYVPFINGEIFAIDNQTGDVFWKSRLGNVADQIVLKDQTPIISNGKLYITAQNQNQSSNLYALDIKDGSLVWNYKLDSADNDVTPLVFDNKVFIGSASNFYCFDTNGKALGQKTFPEAMSGKPVTDGENIFVANAKNTVYALNSKLDIVWEFKFDENQFNIKDRMICSDKKLYFGAQGTNVTSLYSVDSKTGTQLWKTDFKDDNIEYITKENDNIWGYTRKARLFELDATNGEIAYELKLTTQPVSNIEFPNDDNLLYYYCDAGLIQFDLKEKDENMYYMRTSLKENIYSAYLKIIR; via the coding sequence ATGAAACAAAAATTAATTACTTTTTTAATTGTTTGCGCTGTTGTAAATGTTTTTGGACAGGCTCCTGCCGCTAAAACCAATTATTCTAATAAAACTCTAGCTGCAGAAGAAATGGTTACCAGCAAAGCCATGAAAACGCTTAAAAAAGTTCCATTAGACGAAGCATCGATTTTAATTTATGATTATGATGGTTCTCTTTTTTCATATGATTTAGAGTCTGAATCAATTGTATGGACTGTAAAAGCCAAAGATTCCTATACAGAAATGTGCGCCAATAAAGTAACTCTTGCCGATGGAGTGGTGTATGTTCCGTTTATTAATGGCGAAATTTTCGCGATAGACAATCAAACCGGAGACGTTTTCTGGAAATCAAGATTAGGAAATGTTGCTGATCAAATTGTTTTAAAAGATCAAACACCCATAATCAGCAATGGAAAATTATACATTACAGCTCAAAATCAGAATCAAAGTAGTAATTTATACGCTTTAGATATCAAAGATGGAAGTTTAGTCTGGAATTACAAATTAGATTCAGCCGATAATGACGTTACGCCTTTAGTTTTTGATAATAAAGTTTTTATTGGAAGCGCATCAAATTTCTATTGTTTTGACACAAACGGAAAAGCTTTAGGTCAGAAAACATTTCCAGAAGCTATGAGCGGAAAACCTGTAACAGATGGCGAAAACATATTTGTAGCAAATGCAAAAAACACGGTTTATGCTTTAAATTCTAAATTGGATATCGTATGGGAATTTAAATTTGATGAAAATCAATTTAATATCAAAGACCGAATGATTTGCAGCGATAAAAAGCTTTATTTTGGCGCACAAGGTACCAATGTAACTTCTTTGTATTCAGTAGATTCAAAAACAGGAACTCAGTTATGGAAAACGGATTTTAAAGACGATAACATCGAATATATTACCAAAGAAAATGACAATATTTGGGGATATACTCGCAAAGCAAGACTTTTTGAATTGGATGCTACGAATGGTGAAATTGCTTATGAGTTAAAATTAACTACTCAGCCTGTTTCAAATATTGAATTTCCAAATGATGATAACCTGCTATATTACTATTGTGATGCTGGTTTGATTCAGTTTGATTTAAAAGAAAAAGACGAAAATATGTACTATATGAGAACTTCTCTAAAAGAGAATATTTATAGTGCCTATTTGAAGATCATTAGATAA
- a CDS encoding SDR family oxidoreductase → MKTVLITGANRSIGLETTKQLSEQGLFVYLGSRDLAKGEEIVKDLFEKGFENIKAIQIDVTNDESVQKAKNIVEKEQGKLDILINNAGILGDVPQDSSSTSVEKIQQVFDTNFFGVIRVTQAFLDLLKKSDSPRISNITSGLGSLALHSDPTWKYYAIKAVSYVSSKTALNAFTVTLAYELKDLPFKVNAIDPGYTATDFNHFNGPGSVESAASFIIKHTVTDEDGPTGKFFSNDIEDESEESPW, encoded by the coding sequence ATGAAAACAGTATTAATTACAGGCGCAAATAGAAGTATAGGTTTAGAAACCACAAAACAACTTTCAGAACAAGGTTTGTTTGTGTATTTAGGAAGCCGAGATTTAGCCAAAGGCGAAGAAATCGTAAAAGACCTTTTTGAAAAAGGATTTGAAAACATCAAAGCCATTCAGATTGATGTTACCAACGATGAAAGTGTTCAAAAAGCAAAAAACATTGTAGAGAAAGAACAAGGAAAACTAGACATTTTAATTAATAATGCCGGGATTTTAGGCGATGTACCACAGGATTCTTCAAGCACTTCTGTAGAAAAAATCCAGCAGGTTTTTGATACTAACTTTTTTGGTGTAATCAGAGTTACGCAGGCGTTTTTGGATCTATTAAAAAAATCAGACAGTCCAAGAATCAGCAATATAACTTCTGGTTTGGGTTCGCTTGCCTTACACAGTGATCCAACTTGGAAATATTATGCCATTAAAGCCGTTTCGTATGTTTCTTCAAAAACAGCTTTAAATGCATTTACAGTTACGCTGGCTTATGAATTAAAAGATTTGCCATTTAAAGTAAACGCAATCGATCCTGGTTATACAGCAACTGATTTTAATCATTTCAATGGACCAGGAAGCGTAGAAAGCGCAGCAAGTTTTATTATTAAACATACAGTAACCGACGAAGATGGTCCGACTGGAAAATTCTTCAGTAATGATATTGAAGATGAAAGTGAGGAAAGTCCGTGGTAA
- a CDS encoding VOC family protein produces MEDSNNNKGNLTPKVTGIGGIFFFLQNPKETKEWYAKNLGFEINDWGSASFESRNLENPDQIESTQWCPFKQGDEYFSPSKKEFMINYRVQNIEGLLEKLKANGVTVLDDIETYDYGKFVHIMDTEGNKIELWEPVY; encoded by the coding sequence ATGGAAGATTCAAATAATAACAAAGGTAATTTAACCCCTAAAGTAACCGGAATTGGCGGTATTTTCTTTTTTCTTCAAAACCCTAAAGAAACTAAAGAATGGTATGCCAAAAACTTAGGTTTTGAAATAAACGATTGGGGTTCTGCCAGTTTTGAATCTAGAAATTTAGAAAATCCAGATCAGATCGAATCTACACAATGGTGTCCTTTTAAGCAGGGAGACGAGTATTTTTCTCCTTCTAAAAAAGAATTTATGATTAATTATCGTGTTCAGAATATCGAAGGACTTTTAGAAAAACTAAAAGCCAACGGAGTTACTGTTCTAGATGATATTGAAACCTATGACTATGGAAAATTTGTACATATTATGGACACCGAAGGAAATAAAATAGAACTCTGGGAACCCGTTTATTAA
- a CDS encoding helix-turn-helix transcriptional regulator, with protein MKIEVTDKNGSGILYKFAEAIGASIRGRFIDIPEHLGEGYMTGFTWGNELRMMIRNYYLKEDIRVERKNEAAEASDKVIFLLSGIFDFPNDKNQMAFEQANVIICAQSVSSVMEMPQNTFFRSVTIAASKSYLKEKFGDLKHPVIVSILEAKDNFVFETDISTNIIATSGEILRQTVPEILENHFYKLKCEELLCHIFALLLQRDETPTSGIHINDIKAIYAVKYQLQSNLDKAPDIASLAKEAGMSEPKMRKLFKQTFGKGVFEYYQNVRMQEAARLLKENHLSVSEVGYQLGFTNLSHFSRVFEQHIGQKPKKYSKASF; from the coding sequence ATGAAAATTGAGGTTACAGATAAAAATGGTTCAGGGATACTATATAAGTTCGCAGAAGCTATTGGTGCTTCTATCCGCGGACGTTTTATTGATATTCCAGAACATTTGGGCGAAGGCTACATGACTGGTTTTACTTGGGGAAATGAACTGCGAATGATGATTCGTAACTATTATTTAAAAGAAGATATTCGGGTTGAGCGTAAAAATGAAGCCGCCGAAGCCTCTGATAAAGTCATTTTTTTATTAAGCGGTATTTTCGATTTCCCAAATGATAAAAACCAGATGGCATTTGAACAAGCCAATGTTATTATCTGTGCACAATCTGTTTCTTCTGTAATGGAAATGCCTCAGAATACATTTTTTAGAAGTGTGACAATTGCGGCTTCAAAAAGCTATTTAAAAGAGAAATTCGGCGATTTAAAACATCCTGTAATCGTAAGTATATTAGAAGCCAAAGATAATTTTGTTTTCGAAACGGATATTTCTACCAATATTATTGCAACTTCTGGAGAAATTCTTCGCCAGACAGTTCCTGAGATTTTAGAAAATCATTTTTATAAACTAAAATGCGAAGAACTGCTTTGTCATATTTTTGCTTTACTATTGCAGCGGGACGAAACGCCAACAAGCGGTATTCATATCAACGATATAAAAGCTATTTATGCCGTAAAATACCAATTGCAATCCAATTTAGATAAAGCACCTGATATTGCTTCACTTGCCAAAGAAGCTGGAATGAGCGAACCCAAAATGCGTAAACTTTTTAAACAGACTTTTGGTAAAGGTGTTTTTGAATATTATCAAAATGTGAGAATGCAGGAGGCAGCCCGACTTTTAAAGGAAAATCATTTATCGGTTTCTGAAGTTGGGTATCAATTAGGATTCACAAACCTGAGTCATTTTTCTAGAGTTTTCGAACAGCATATTGGTCAAAAGCCTAAAAAGTATTCTAAAGCATCATTTTAA
- a CDS encoding DUF6597 domain-containing transcriptional factor → MSLIIQSALPDSSISHFVHSFWMLENKTGKDIPSTVLPNGMVDLAVMNIYSDEWEISIRGLDTIPSQINIPAGTKMFSIGFKLLAVEYLFGDSIKEVLNGGKNISNKIWNFNADDLNDFKVSAKNLLKL, encoded by the coding sequence ATGAGTCTAATTATTCAATCTGCTTTGCCTGATTCTTCTATTTCGCATTTTGTTCACAGTTTTTGGATGCTCGAAAACAAAACGGGAAAAGACATTCCGTCTACTGTTCTGCCAAACGGAATGGTCGATCTTGCTGTAATGAATATTTATTCCGATGAGTGGGAAATATCCATTAGAGGTTTGGATACTATTCCGAGTCAAATCAATATTCCAGCAGGAACTAAAATGTTCTCAATTGGTTTTAAACTGCTTGCGGTCGAATACTTATTTGGCGATTCCATCAAAGAAGTTTTGAATGGAGGGAAAAATATTTCTAATAAAATCTGGAATTTTAACGCTGACGATTTAAATGATTTTAAGGTTTCTGCGAAAAATCTTCTCAAATTATAA
- a CDS encoding Crp/Fnr family transcriptional regulator, with translation MKQLTDYILQFGNLNQQQIDLILTKAQEREFPKDSYFSEAGKISVEVGFIIYGIMRVCYYNNKGEEITKYFIDEDNLVVDLESFENSICSSAYVQAVTDCKMIVFSKKDWEDLLNTIVGWDTIVHKIISKALIQKVARRSPLVSEDATTRYLSFMEMFPNVINRIPLSYLASYLGITQSSLSRIRKNIR, from the coding sequence ATGAAACAATTAACAGATTACATATTGCAATTTGGCAATCTCAATCAACAGCAGATTGATTTAATTTTAACGAAAGCACAGGAAAGGGAATTTCCTAAAGACTCTTATTTTTCTGAAGCTGGAAAGATTTCAGTTGAAGTCGGTTTTATAATTTATGGAATCATGCGTGTTTGCTATTATAATAACAAAGGCGAAGAAATCACCAAATATTTCATAGACGAAGATAATCTAGTGGTCGATTTAGAAAGCTTCGAAAACAGCATTTGCTCTTCGGCATACGTGCAAGCCGTAACGGATTGTAAAATGATCGTTTTCTCTAAAAAAGACTGGGAAGATTTATTGAATACGATTGTGGGCTGGGACACGATTGTACACAAAATCATTTCAAAGGCACTTATCCAAAAAGTGGCCAGAAGAAGTCCGCTCGTTTCTGAAGATGCTACAACTCGTTATTTATCGTTTATGGAAATGTTTCCCAATGTAATTAACCGTATTCCGTTGTCGTATTTGGCTTCTTATCTGGGAATTACGCAATCATCTTTGAGCAGAATTCGGAAAAATATCCGTTAA